The proteins below are encoded in one region of Ricinus communis isolate WT05 ecotype wild-type chromosome 6, ASM1957865v1, whole genome shotgun sequence:
- the LOC8262812 gene encoding uncharacterized protein YnbD isoform X2, with amino-acid sequence MMGVGISILMGLKATILFLFFVYLRNLGFILLSIPFLYASLVSVLVSLASHPSINLPMLLGKNPDGSFPIWSILMFSPYLYFVRLFSRLRRLTSGEEPYNEICEGIYVGGWPHSNETLPPGDLAIIDCTCEFPRKSEFKGHSYLCVPTWDTRSPQPGDIESAVKWACRKRGHGRSVAVTCALLVALGVVEDWKTAEKFIKEKRPYIRMNTLHRQALEEWSRHRLSSPVRMR; translated from the exons ATGATGGGTGTAGGTATATCAATCTTGATGGGATTAAAAGCCACAATACTGTTCCTCTTCTTTGTGTACCTTAGAAATCTTGGTTTCATCTTATTATCAATACCTTTTTTGTATGCTTCTTTGGTATCTGTGCTTGTATCACTAGCTTCTCACCCTTCTATAAATCTTCCAATGCTTTTAGGCAAAAACCCAGATGGGAGTTTCCCGATTTGGTCAATTTTAATGTTCAGTCCATACTTATACTTTGTTAGACTCTTTTCAAGATTGCGTAGATTGACTAGTGGTGAAGAGCCTTATAATGAGATTTGTGAGGGTATTTATGTTGGTGGGTGGCCTCATTCAAATGAAACATTGCCACCTGGTGATCTTGCTATTATAGATTGTACTTGTGAATTTCCAAGGAAATCGGAGTTTAAAGGGCACTCTTATTTGTGCGTTCCAACTTGGGATACAAGGTCTCCTCAGCCTGGAGATATCGAATCAGCTGTTAAGTGGGCTTGCAGGAAAAGAG GTCATGGAAGAAGCGTTGCTGTGACATGTGCACTGTTGGTGGCATTAGGTGTGGTGGAAGATTGGAAAACAGctgaaaaattcattaaagaaAAGCGACCTTATATCCGGATGAACACTCTTCACCGCCAGGCTTTGGAAGAATGGTCAAGACACCGGTTATCTTCTCCTGTGAGAATGAGGTGA
- the LOC125370429 gene encoding uncharacterized protein LOC125370429, giving the protein MPKEESMKPSIEDTLSLKLKQLLEHLGYAFLMEGSKLPIIVSSTLLNDQKAKLFEIMRSRQRAIAWKIIDIKGISPSFCTRKILMVEEFKSVVQPQRHLNPNMKEVVKKEDKAKDWLYYLPSSSITTWNEMKRLFLDKFFPATRAANIRKEICCITQFTGETLYEYWKRFKQLCAKCPHHQISPQLLIQYFYEGLLPMDRSMIDAASGGALVDKMPEEAKQLISNMAENSQQFGTRADGATRRVNEVLVRCDETNLVLNWEKCHFMVQEGIVLGHKISSKGFEVDRAKIETIEKLSPPPSVKAIRSFLGHAGFYRRFIKDFSKIARPLTRLLEKDVDFIFDEECIIAFTSLKAKLVNAPIMVALD; this is encoded by the exons ATGCCCAAGGAGGAAAGTATGAAGCCTTCCATTGAAGATACTCTATCTTTGAAACTCAAGCAACTTTTGGAACACTTGGGGTATGCCTTTCTAATGGAAGGATCCAAGCTACCAATAATTGTCAGTTCTACATTACTGAATGATCAGAAGGCTAAGTTATTTGAAATCATGAGAAGCAGGCAAAGGGCAATAGCTTGGAAGATTATAGATATAAAAGGAATTAGCCCTTCTTTTTGCACACGTAAGATTCTCATGGTAGAAGAGTTTAAATCTGTGGTGCAACCTCAAAGGCATCTCAATCCTAACATGAAGGAAGTAgtgaaaaaggag gataaagcaaaagattggCTCTATTATCTACCTTCCAGTTCAATAACAACATGGAATGAGATGAAAAGATTGTTTTTAGACAAGTTCTTCCCTGCAACAAGAGCTGCcaacatcagaaaagaaatttgttgcaTAACACAGTTCACTGGAGAAACATTGTATGAGTATTGGaaaaggttcaagcaactGTGTGCTAAATGCCCACATCATCAAATCTCTCCACAACTCCTAATCCAATATTTCTATGAAGGATTATTGCCAATGGATAGGAGCATGATTGATGCAGCAAGTGGTGGAGCTTTGGTAGATAAGATGCCTGAAGAAGCCAAGCAATTAATTTCAAACATGGCCGAAAATTCTCAGCAATTTGGTACAAGAGCTGATGGAGCTACAAGGCGAGTTAATGAG GTGTTGGTAAGATGTGATGAGACGAACTTGGTGTTGAATTGGGAGAAATGCCATTTTATGGTACAAGAAGGCATTGTGCTGGGACACAAAATCTCTAGTAAAGGATTTGAGGTGGATAGAGCCAAGATTGAGACTATTGAGAAACTATCACCCCCCCCATCTGTCAAAGCTATTAGAAGTTTTCTTGGGCACGCGGGTTTTTATCGTAGGTTCATTAAAGACTTCTCTAAAATAGCTAGACCTCTTACTAGACTTTTGGAGAAGGATGTTGACTTTATATTTGATGAGGAATGTATAATAGCCTTCACCTCCCTAAAAGCTAAACTCGTTAATGCCCCAATTATGGTAGCGCTGGATTAG
- the LOC8262812 gene encoding uncharacterized protein YnbD isoform X1 encodes MMGVGISILMGLKATILFLFFVYLRNLGFILLSIPFLYASLVSVLVSLASHPSINLPMLLGKNPDGSFPIWSILMFSPYLYFVRLFSRLRRLTSGEEPYNEICEGIYVGGWPHSNETLPPGDLAIIDCTCEFPRKSEFKGHSYLCVPTWDTRSPQPGDIESAVKWACRKRGLNMRVFIHCAYGHGRSVAVTCALLVALGVVEDWKTAEKFIKEKRPYIRMNTLHRQALEEWSRHRLSSPVRMR; translated from the exons ATGATGGGTGTAGGTATATCAATCTTGATGGGATTAAAAGCCACAATACTGTTCCTCTTCTTTGTGTACCTTAGAAATCTTGGTTTCATCTTATTATCAATACCTTTTTTGTATGCTTCTTTGGTATCTGTGCTTGTATCACTAGCTTCTCACCCTTCTATAAATCTTCCAATGCTTTTAGGCAAAAACCCAGATGGGAGTTTCCCGATTTGGTCAATTTTAATGTTCAGTCCATACTTATACTTTGTTAGACTCTTTTCAAGATTGCGTAGATTGACTAGTGGTGAAGAGCCTTATAATGAGATTTGTGAGGGTATTTATGTTGGTGGGTGGCCTCATTCAAATGAAACATTGCCACCTGGTGATCTTGCTATTATAGATTGTACTTGTGAATTTCCAAGGAAATCGGAGTTTAAAGGGCACTCTTATTTGTGCGTTCCAACTTGGGATACAAGGTCTCCTCAGCCTGGAGATATCGAATCAGCTGTTAAGTGGGCTTGCAGGAAAAGAGGTCTGAATATGCGAGTTTTTATCCACTGTGCATATG GTCATGGAAGAAGCGTTGCTGTGACATGTGCACTGTTGGTGGCATTAGGTGTGGTGGAAGATTGGAAAACAGctgaaaaattcattaaagaaAAGCGACCTTATATCCGGATGAACACTCTTCACCGCCAGGCTTTGGAAGAATGGTCAAGACACCGGTTATCTTCTCCTGTGAGAATGAGGTGA